One Neorhizobium sp. NCHU2750 genomic window carries:
- a CDS encoding ABC transporter substrate-binding protein — protein MPIMKTRLTRRSVLKAAGGTAVALAEPAIYTKGAFAADQITVADVGGSPGAAIKSAFYEPFENETGIKVVGVAQNTDPVSQFKLLVDTQSYIWDVSMVTPAATARLTSDKNYLAPLGITKEESTNILPGMLTENWLGFSVFAIVMAYRGDKFGGKELTSWADFWDVKKFPGRRGLYKQAWGLLEIALLADGMKPADIYPIDVERAFASLERIRPEIAVWWSSGAQNTQMLQSGEVDLSDTWSARANAAIAGGAPLKLVFQGSYSVDGWSIPVGTPRLALAQKFIKFCLQPENQANYAKITTNGPSNTKAFDFIPKERAALLPTAPENFGNLFALNSEWWGKNYDAMAERMEEFLLQ, from the coding sequence ATGCCGATCATGAAAACTCGACTTACACGCCGCTCTGTTCTGAAAGCCGCGGGTGGAACCGCCGTCGCACTGGCGGAACCTGCTATTTACACCAAGGGCGCCTTTGCGGCGGATCAGATAACGGTTGCTGATGTCGGCGGATCGCCAGGCGCAGCGATCAAGTCCGCCTTTTACGAGCCATTTGAAAATGAAACCGGTATTAAGGTGGTCGGCGTGGCGCAAAATACCGACCCAGTTTCACAATTCAAGCTGTTGGTCGATACGCAATCTTATATCTGGGATGTCTCAATGGTGACGCCGGCCGCTACTGCGCGCCTTACAAGCGACAAGAACTATCTCGCACCTCTTGGGATCACCAAGGAAGAAAGTACCAATATCCTTCCCGGTATGCTGACCGAAAATTGGCTTGGCTTTTCGGTCTTCGCTATAGTAATGGCCTATCGCGGCGACAAGTTCGGTGGAAAGGAACTGACGAGCTGGGCCGATTTCTGGGACGTCAAGAAATTCCCGGGCCGACGTGGTCTCTACAAGCAGGCCTGGGGCCTCTTGGAAATCGCATTGCTGGCAGATGGCATGAAGCCGGCCGACATTTATCCAATCGACGTAGAACGTGCCTTTGCCTCACTCGAAAGAATCCGGCCCGAAATCGCTGTATGGTGGTCGAGCGGCGCGCAGAATACACAGATGCTGCAGAGCGGCGAGGTTGACCTGTCGGACACCTGGTCTGCGCGTGCGAATGCGGCGATCGCCGGCGGCGCGCCGCTTAAGCTGGTGTTTCAAGGCTCATATAGCGTCGATGGCTGGTCCATACCTGTCGGTACACCGCGTCTTGCTCTCGCGCAAAAGTTCATCAAATTCTGCCTTCAGCCGGAAAACCAAGCAAATTACGCTAAAATCACGACCAATGGCCCCTCGAACACCAAAGCGTTCGATTTCATTCCCAAAGAGCGTGCAGCGCTCCTGCCGACTGCACCTGAAAACTTCGGCAATCTGTTCGCGTTGAACAGCGAATGGTGGGGCAAGAATTACGACGCTATGGCCGAACGCATGGAAGAATTTCTACTCCAGTAG
- a CDS encoding ABC transporter permease subunit — protein MARSRRLPNAKARFGMHQASRLLPEETKCGLFSMAGWVTKLIYDENREQVCGSKQIQSQTRKLKNMADVATTGPGEIALRKRRSLDVFWFAGPGIVFLVGLFLIPTLQMLSVSFYAKTGNFDLSAFGRLFVSTVYLRVMATTFLVAIEVTILCLLLGYPLAYWLSSRKPRTQRISLTFILIPFWTSPIVLNFSWLVLLGRSGLVSKVAYVFGYNDGVDLLFNRGMVIFAMVHTMTPLTIVTLLPIMNKIDPRLAMAARTLGASGPQAFWQIYLPLSMRGVATACLLTFISSLGFFITPAIVGGRQDTMITQIIIQQINQLQNWQMGSALAVVLVLGSLIAIFIYDRLFGLSAISGGEAHNKADSCKRLIAVLSTRCLGSFFAAIGSVYERTFKGLRGHRLLSVYCWLIICLLLFPIVAFIPMAFTTSDFMSFPPPGYGFKWFNEYGNSTLWVSATIRSVGIGVASASLTLVIGAFAAFAIARSANKLVGITFLLFVMPMIVPPIVIAIAMFYLFAKLQLVATDISIIVGHTVISLPTVFVFLLATFKAHDWRLDQVASTLGASRIQTALRITLPLMRGGLAVGFITGFLHSFQELTVAMFLGGGLKTTLPLQMWNNIVLQVTPTLAAASVVVLGVTILMFVAIELLQPRRSGEGSR, from the coding sequence GTGGCACGATCGCGGCGTTTGCCCAATGCAAAGGCCCGATTTGGAATGCATCAAGCATCACGACTTCTGCCCGAAGAGACAAAATGCGGTCTGTTCTCTATGGCCGGTTGGGTCACGAAATTGATTTACGACGAAAATCGAGAGCAGGTCTGTGGCAGCAAGCAAATTCAATCGCAGACGAGAAAGTTAAAAAATATGGCGGATGTTGCGACAACCGGGCCGGGTGAAATAGCACTTCGAAAGCGGCGGTCGTTGGACGTGTTCTGGTTTGCGGGACCAGGCATCGTCTTTCTCGTCGGTCTGTTCCTGATCCCTACGCTGCAGATGCTTTCGGTCAGCTTCTATGCGAAGACGGGTAACTTTGACCTTTCGGCATTTGGGCGCCTGTTCGTCTCCACCGTTTATTTGAGGGTCATGGCGACAACTTTCCTGGTCGCGATCGAAGTCACAATCCTATGCCTGCTGCTTGGCTATCCGCTGGCATATTGGCTCTCCAGCCGCAAACCTCGAACACAGCGCATATCGCTCACCTTTATCCTCATCCCATTTTGGACGAGCCCTATCGTTCTGAACTTCTCCTGGTTGGTGCTTCTCGGTCGCTCTGGACTAGTGTCGAAGGTTGCCTATGTCTTTGGCTACAATGATGGAGTCGATCTGCTTTTTAATCGCGGTATGGTGATCTTTGCGATGGTCCATACCATGACGCCGCTTACGATCGTCACTCTACTGCCGATCATGAACAAGATTGATCCGCGACTGGCAATGGCCGCGAGAACCCTTGGGGCCAGCGGACCGCAGGCGTTCTGGCAGATTTATCTTCCACTCTCCATGCGAGGCGTTGCAACGGCCTGCCTGCTAACTTTCATCTCGTCCCTCGGCTTCTTCATAACTCCCGCTATCGTCGGAGGCCGTCAGGACACGATGATAACGCAGATCATCATCCAGCAGATCAACCAGCTCCAGAATTGGCAGATGGGCAGCGCACTTGCCGTCGTCCTTGTGCTCGGTTCGCTCATTGCCATCTTCATTTATGATCGCCTGTTCGGACTTTCGGCGATCTCCGGGGGAGAGGCACACAACAAGGCTGACAGCTGCAAGCGACTGATCGCGGTTCTATCAACGCGCTGTTTGGGAAGCTTCTTCGCGGCGATAGGGAGTGTTTATGAAAGAACGTTCAAAGGACTTCGGGGACACAGGCTCCTGTCGGTTTATTGCTGGTTGATCATTTGTCTGCTTCTCTTCCCTATAGTCGCGTTCATACCAATGGCCTTCACGACCAGCGACTTCATGAGCTTTCCGCCTCCCGGCTATGGCTTCAAATGGTTCAACGAATACGGCAATTCGACACTTTGGGTGTCAGCCACGATACGATCGGTGGGGATAGGTGTCGCGTCTGCGTCACTGACGCTAGTCATCGGAGCCTTCGCCGCCTTCGCAATCGCCCGATCTGCAAACAAACTGGTGGGGATTACATTTCTTCTATTCGTGATGCCAATGATCGTTCCTCCTATCGTCATTGCTATCGCTATGTTCTACCTGTTCGCCAAGCTGCAATTGGTTGCGACGGATATTTCGATCATCGTGGGCCATACGGTGATCTCATTGCCGACCGTCTTTGTGTTTCTGCTAGCGACGTTCAAAGCGCATGATTGGCGGCTTGATCAAGTGGCGTCGACACTTGGCGCCTCGCGAATCCAAACCGCTCTGCGCATAACCCTTCCACTCATGAGGGGTGGGCTGGCAGTCGGCTTCATTACGGGCTTTCTGCACTCTTTCCAGGAGCTCACCGTGGCGATGTTCCTTGGTGGGGGACTGAAGACCACTCTGCCGCTACAGATGTGGAACAACATCGTCCTGCAGGTCACACCAACCCTTGCTGCGGCCTCCGTTGTGGTGCTCGGAGTTACAATCCTAATGTTCGTGGCTATCGAATTGCTCCAGCCAAGGCGTAGCGGAGAAGGATCTCGATAA
- a CDS encoding LLM class flavin-dependent oxidoreductase has translation MSKKQIRLSCLFQANGNHRAGWRLPEAEPDGDTNIDVYIRAAKRLEEGLFDLFFIADTPATRTEYLDTWTKSPIYQNGLEPITVLTAVAVNTQHIGLGGTVSTSFFEPFNIARQFAALDHISKGRAAWNVVTSANDYAARNFGLERLPPHGERYEKAKECVELVKSYWDTWEDDAFVFDKANAMQFDPKKYHVVDHQGKFFKVYGGLNVARSPQGHPVIIQAGASDAGKELAAETAEIVFGTGSSMESAKAFYGDLKGRMEKFGRDTNQLNILSGFDAVIGDTEKDAEDKFQYLQSLVPPELAVLYLSMDLETNLLDLPLDEPVPLDRIPKTSNNHTVYFNQISELIHSGKTLRDIGTTYRRGNRVMRGTAEQVADFMENWVEAGCSDGFMIPIGYYPGNLDDYIDKVIPILQERGSYKTEYTATTLRENLGLVRPKNRHVRS, from the coding sequence ATGAGTAAAAAGCAGATCCGTCTAAGCTGCCTTTTTCAGGCTAACGGTAATCACAGAGCAGGTTGGCGCCTGCCGGAAGCAGAGCCTGATGGCGACACAAATATCGATGTTTATATCCGCGCAGCAAAGCGCCTCGAAGAAGGTCTCTTCGACCTGTTCTTCATCGCTGACACACCGGCCACCCGCACCGAGTATCTCGATACCTGGACGAAGTCGCCGATCTATCAGAATGGGCTTGAGCCGATTACGGTTTTGACCGCCGTAGCGGTGAATACACAGCATATCGGCCTTGGCGGGACGGTCTCAACGAGCTTTTTCGAACCCTTCAACATTGCGCGGCAATTTGCGGCCCTCGACCACATCTCGAAGGGACGTGCAGCCTGGAATGTCGTCACGTCAGCAAACGACTACGCGGCGCGTAATTTCGGCCTGGAAAGGCTGCCACCCCATGGCGAACGCTATGAGAAGGCCAAGGAATGCGTCGAGCTGGTGAAATCCTATTGGGACACTTGGGAAGACGACGCCTTCGTTTTTGACAAGGCGAACGCCATGCAGTTCGACCCAAAAAAATACCATGTGGTCGACCATCAGGGGAAGTTCTTCAAGGTCTATGGCGGCCTTAATGTGGCCCGCTCCCCTCAGGGACACCCGGTGATCATCCAGGCAGGTGCCTCCGATGCCGGCAAGGAACTGGCGGCGGAAACGGCCGAGATAGTCTTCGGTACCGGTTCCAGTATGGAATCGGCCAAGGCCTTCTATGGGGATCTCAAGGGACGGATGGAGAAATTCGGTCGCGATACGAACCAGCTCAACATCCTGTCCGGCTTTGATGCCGTCATCGGCGATACCGAAAAGGATGCGGAAGACAAATTCCAGTATCTGCAATCGCTGGTGCCGCCGGAACTGGCCGTGCTCTATCTGAGCATGGACCTGGAAACCAACCTTCTCGATCTTCCTCTCGACGAGCCGGTACCGCTTGACAGGATCCCGAAGACTTCCAACAACCATACCGTCTATTTCAACCAGATTTCGGAACTGATCCATTCGGGCAAAACATTACGCGATATCGGCACGACCTACCGACGTGGCAACCGCGTCATGCGTGGGACAGCCGAACAGGTCGCCGACTTCATGGAAAACTGGGTCGAAGCGGGATGCAGTGACGGGTTCATGATACCAATCGGCTATTATCCCGGCAATCTCGACGACTATATCGATAAGGTGATCCCGATCCTACAGGAGCGTGGTTCCTACAAGACGGAGTATACGGCAACGACGCTTCGCGAAAACCTAGGATTGGTCCGCCCGAAAAACCGCCACGTCCGCAGCTGA
- a CDS encoding methyl-accepting chemotaxis protein, protein MNILKNSKIRTKIVAVIALMGMIAIGGLAYVSVQFKSADTRYSNFLSQESMAAMLNARATGGLLQLGFQLGQIVIKDPASPDFAASLKIYKDNLALMKDRIATTGRLVAARAKPAEEMLKAVDGFDALGQTVIALAKAGQRDEAAKAALRAGNALTAILPLFAGANDQLITVLDSGTSELRAKTNSSILVGLVMLGFALIGTIVLGLFVSSRGITGPINRLREHMVTLASGDTGREVPGLLRQDEVGQMAAAVAVFRDNALERVRLEKEADEGRSLSVREAQARENAKARDAADTKVAVHALAHGLSRLSDGDVSYRINEPFVAHLDGLRESFNASLEKLNDALSAVAGNASVINSGASEIRSAADDLARRTEQQAASLEETAAALEQITTTVKDSTKRAEEASVLVERTRSGAERSGGIVRNAVSAMNEIAKSSGEISNIIGVIDDIAFQTNLLALNAGVEAARAGEAGKGFAVVAQEVRELAQRSATAAKEIKLLINTSESQVRTGVELVGETGEALGQIEREVTDITRNVQAIVEAAREQSVGIHEINTAINSMDQSTQKNAAMVEETNAASHSLAKEATSLNALLSQFHLSESARKASKRPVAAATSDVRAVASPARALNSRVAQSFGNVAAAEKHWENF, encoded by the coding sequence ATGAATATCCTGAAGAATTCGAAAATCAGGACAAAGATTGTTGCTGTCATTGCCTTGATGGGCATGATCGCCATCGGTGGTCTTGCTTACGTGAGTGTCCAGTTCAAAAGCGCGGATACCCGTTATTCGAACTTCCTGTCCCAGGAAAGCATGGCGGCCATGTTGAATGCGCGGGCAACGGGCGGTTTGTTGCAGCTTGGTTTCCAGCTCGGCCAGATCGTCATCAAGGATCCGGCATCCCCAGATTTCGCCGCCTCGCTCAAGATCTACAAAGATAACCTCGCCCTGATGAAGGACCGTATCGCGACGACGGGCCGGCTTGTTGCCGCCCGCGCGAAGCCGGCCGAAGAAATGCTCAAGGCTGTCGATGGTTTCGATGCGCTCGGCCAGACTGTCATCGCACTCGCCAAGGCCGGGCAGCGTGATGAAGCGGCCAAGGCGGCGCTCCGCGCCGGCAACGCGCTGACCGCAATCCTGCCGCTCTTCGCCGGCGCCAACGACCAGCTGATCACGGTGCTCGATTCCGGAACGTCTGAGCTGCGGGCCAAGACCAACAGTTCCATCCTCGTCGGCCTGGTGATGCTCGGCTTCGCCCTGATCGGCACGATCGTCCTCGGCCTGTTCGTTTCGTCGCGCGGCATCACCGGGCCGATCAACCGGCTGAGGGAGCATATGGTGACGCTGGCCTCTGGCGATACCGGCAGGGAGGTTCCCGGTCTGCTGCGCCAGGATGAGGTCGGACAGATGGCTGCCGCCGTCGCGGTTTTCCGGGACAACGCGCTTGAGCGTGTCCGTCTTGAGAAGGAAGCCGATGAGGGCCGGTCTCTGTCGGTGCGCGAGGCGCAGGCACGCGAAAATGCGAAGGCCAGGGATGCCGCCGACACCAAGGTGGCAGTTCATGCTCTCGCCCATGGTCTCTCGCGCCTTTCCGACGGGGATGTCTCCTATCGCATCAATGAACCATTCGTCGCGCATCTGGATGGTTTGCGGGAAAGTTTCAATGCCTCGCTCGAAAAGCTGAACGACGCGCTTAGCGCGGTAGCAGGCAATGCGAGCGTAATCAATTCCGGAGCCTCCGAGATCCGCAGTGCGGCGGATGATCTTGCTCGTCGAACCGAACAGCAAGCGGCTTCGCTGGAAGAAACAGCGGCGGCACTCGAGCAGATCACTACGACGGTAAAGGATTCCACCAAGCGTGCGGAAGAGGCGAGTGTTCTCGTCGAGCGCACCCGTTCCGGTGCCGAGCGATCCGGCGGTATCGTCCGCAATGCGGTGTCGGCCATGAACGAGATCGCAAAATCGTCCGGGGAGATCAGCAACATTATCGGCGTGATTGATGATATCGCCTTTCAGACGAACCTGCTGGCCCTGAATGCCGGCGTCGAGGCCGCTCGAGCTGGCGAGGCCGGCAAGGGATTTGCCGTCGTTGCTCAGGAAGTGCGCGAGCTCGCACAGCGCTCCGCGACGGCTGCCAAGGAGATTAAGCTGCTGATCAACACCTCTGAGAGCCAGGTCCGGACCGGTGTGGAGCTTGTCGGAGAAACCGGAGAGGCTCTTGGCCAGATCGAGCGCGAGGTGACCGACATCACCAGGAACGTGCAGGCGATCGTGGAGGCGGCGCGCGAGCAGTCTGTTGGCATTCACGAAATTAATACGGCCATCAACTCCATGGATCAGAGTACCCAAAAGAACGCGGCCATGGTCGAGGAGACTAATGCCGCAAGCCACAGCCTGGCGAAGGAAGCCACCTCGTTGAATGCCCTTCTGTCTCAGTTCCATCTTTCCGAAAGCGCCAGGAAAGCGTCAAAGCGGCCCGTGGCAGCCGCCACGAGCGATGTGCGCGCGGTCGCGTCGCCGGCAAGGGCTTTGAATAGCCGTGTTGCGCAGAGCTTCGGAAATGTCGCCGCCGCAGAAAAGCACTGGGAGAATTTCTGA
- a CDS encoding cupin domain-containing protein, which translates to MTLLKTILEAPEDAPKLVIPEPQKVVSGNPEFKVWRQDDDRNGAIRTGIWEATPGAFTIAKGQNYEYCHILKGMLELSEDGEKPVVYKAGDSFVMKPGFSGVWKTILTVRKIFVITD; encoded by the coding sequence ATGACACTCCTGAAGACCATTCTCGAAGCGCCGGAAGATGCGCCGAAACTGGTTATCCCCGAGCCGCAGAAAGTCGTTTCCGGCAATCCGGAATTCAAAGTCTGGCGTCAGGACGACGACAGAAATGGTGCCATCCGCACCGGTATATGGGAGGCGACGCCTGGTGCCTTCACCATCGCGAAGGGGCAGAATTACGAATATTGCCACATCCTTAAGGGCATGCTGGAACTCTCCGAAGATGGAGAGAAGCCGGTTGTCTACAAGGCCGGCGATAGTTTCGTGATGAAGCCGGGTTTCTCCGGCGTCTGGAAGACGATCTTGACCGTGCGGAAGATTTTCGTCATCACAGATTGA